CTCGTTTATCCCGTCTAGCCTCCTCCCCTGCACCTTCCCACGCGCCCCCAGCTCCTCGGGTCCACCTGCCTCTCGCCGCTCACCCACCGTGTCTCCTGTGCACCCCGTCCTGGGTCTCCCGTCGCCCCCACCGGCCCTGCTGCTCCAGTGTCCCCAGTCCTCGCCTCTGCTGCCCACCAGCGTCTCCTCCCGGCCCATCGCGCCttgccctcaccccaccccaacccaccgACAATTCTCcggatctcttgtctctttgaCACACTCCTGCGCTTCAACCATCAGACCTAATGTCCTTTTCCAGGCACTCAGGGTCTCACTCCCCAACACACATagcccacccccacacccctccgGGCTTTATTTATCTCCTCAGGGCTGCTGCCtgtcccagggccttgggattcACTTGTAACTCCAAGGTTGCCCTGCCCACACTGTCCCCTTCCCACTGCTCCAAACCAACCCACTCCAGTTTGCAGGGCCTTCAAAACCCCCTTTCAACCAAATTTTGTGTTCTTAGAACAAACACCCCAGTGTTCCCCTGCTTAGGTCTGGCCCCACCCAGCCTGCAGCAGGCAACTCCTGGGCCCTGCTTTACTCCAGCCAACTGGACAGCTGTTACCACATTTGCTTCCCCAATTCCTGGACGTCCTTGATTTTCTGAACTCCCACTCTCATTTTAGCTTGCCTGTTCTCTTTTCCTTGTGTGTCTCAGGTGCCAGAATGGTGGGGGAACTCCGCTACAGGGAATTCAGAGTGCCTCTGGGACCTGGCTTGCATGCCTACCCAGATGAGCTGATCCGCCAGCGGGTAGGCCACGATGGGCATCCTGAGTACCAGATCCGCTGGCTCATCCTCAGGCGTGGGGATGAAGGGGAAGGGGGCTCTAGCCAAGTGGACTGCAAGGCTGAGCATATCCTACTGTGGATGTCCAACGACGAGATCTATGCCAACTGCCACAAGATGCTGGGCGAGGACGGCCAGGTCATCGGCCCCTCTCAGGAGATCACAGGGGAGGCTGGGGCCCTGGACAAATCTGTGTTGGGGGAAATGGAAACTGATGTGAAGTCTTTAATTCAGAGGGCCCTCCGGCAGCTGGAAGAGTGTGTGGGTACCATCCCTCCTGCTCCTTTACTTCACACTGTCCATGTACTCAGCGCCTATGCCAGCATTGAGCCCCTGACTGGGGTATTCAAAGACCCAAGGGTCCTGGACCTGCTCATGCACATGTTGAGTAGTCCTGATTATCAGATTCGCTGGAGTGCAGGCCGGATGATACAAGCCCTGGCCTCCCATGATGCTGGTGAGGAACAGTGTGGGGAGAAAAGAAGGGGAAGCTGGTTAGCTTGGGGCCTCACATGACACTGTGGCAAGAGCCTCTGCCTCATCAGTGCCTGAATAATTCTGTTGTCCTTCTCTTTGAGTTGGAAGAAAAGGAGATAGGAAGGTAGATAGGGACATCTCTGTaggaagaggaagggacaggTTGTGGGTTGGGTGAGggagtgcctgactggctcattcagaagagcatgcaactcttcatctcagggttgtaagttcaccTTTTGGGGCATagagtttacatttatttatttattatttaattaatttatttattcataggggtgggcagagacataggtagagggagaagcaggctccatgcagggagcccgatgtgggagtcgatcctgagtctccaggatcatgccctaggcctgaggcaggtgctaaaccactggtgctaaaccactgagccacccagagtggATCcctagagtttactttaaaaaaaattagaaaagaaagagaaaggactgAATCCTCAAGAATCTCACATTAATCGAATCTCTACGCAAAGGAAGAGTTAAGGTATTTGATTACTgtaggatatatatgtatatgaaatatgaatataggaaagatagtaagttttttttaagcTAATTAGCAAAACATTTCATCCCCAAAGGGTGACAAAGGGATTGGACTGAGAGAGAAGAGGGTCTAGGAGGGATGCCCGGAAGGGCAATGTGAGCAGTTACTGACTGGGTGTGAGTTTCAGGGACTCGGACCCAGATCCTTCTGTCACTAAGCCAGCAAGAGGCCATTGAGAAACACCTGGATTTTGACAGCCGCTGTGCTCTACTAGCTCTGTTTGCACAGGCCACACTCTCTGAACACCCTATGTCTTTCGAAGGCATCCAGCTGCCACAGGTATTCTGTGGGGAGGTTTCGGTAGGGGGGTGCTATAAACAAGACCGAAGTACCAAGCCTTTTTACCTGCCCTTAAAGGATGGTGTGGAAAGAGGAGCTAAAGCTGGGACAAGGTGGATGTAGGCCAAAGATTGCATCCTACAGGTCCCAGGAAGGCTACTCTTCTCCCTGGTGAAGCGCTATTTGCACGTCACTTCCCTTCTGGACCAGCTGAATGACAGTGCTGCAGAACCAGGAGCCCAGAACAACTCTGGTCCCGAGGAGTTGAGTGGGGAAAGGGATCGACTGGAGCTGGAGTTCAGCATGGCCAtgggcaccttgatctcagagcTGGTGCAGGCCATGCGCTGGGACTGGGCCTTGAGCAGACAAAGGCCTTTGGCACGGTCCTCCTGCTCCATCTTCCAGCCCCAACTGGCAGAGGCTGGCCCCGGGCTGCCACCCACCCGGGCCCAGCCCTCCATTAGGAGGTCAAGGAGGTTCCGCCCTCGCTCTGAGTTTGCAAGTGGCAATACTTATGCCTTGTATGTGCGAGAGACGCTGCAGGCTGGGATGCGAGTGCGCATGCTGGATGACTACGAGGAGGTCAGCGCTGGGGATGAGGGCGAGTTCCGTCAGAGCAACAACGGCATGCCCCCCGTGCAGGTGAGCCAAGACATGTGTGAGATGCTGTCAGGGCTCTAGCTGGGGGAGCATAACTGGGGCTTCCATACAGGGGGCTCTGGCAGGCCacccatggaaaaaaaaaaaaccctgtgggGATTGGAGTGGTGAAAAGAGGTCAGGGAGGTGAGAAGGGGGCCATTTGGAGGGCTGAGAAAATCAGGGTTGGGTAGGCTATGAGGTCAGGAAGACTCACTCCCAGGAAAAAAACTGATAAAGCAAGACTCTCCCAAAGGTCAGGGTCAGAGAGAGAGTAGCTGAGGCCAGGAGGAAGTGTGGGGACGAGtgggtgggaggagaagcagagcctATTCCCATAGGACAGGTcatcctttgtgtgtgtgtgttctccgTATGCCAGCATTGTGTTCTTTGGAGGTTGCTCTAAACCTGGCCAGGTGGTCAGCCTGAGGGCTGTATGTCCTCATCACTGGGCCACAGCATAGCCAGTCTTGAAGTGAGccatctcttcttccctctcttttttcccataTCCACCAGGTGTTGTGGGAGTCGACGGGCCGCACCTACTGGGTGCACTGGCACATGCTGGAAATTCTGGGCTTTGAGGAAGACATTGAGGATGTGGTTGAGGCCAATGAGTACCAGGGGGCAGTGGTCAGTGGAGCCCTGGGTGTAGGTGAGCCCCAAGAGGAAACAGGGTCAGCTCTGAGCACAGGAGCACAGGAGCTGGGTAGGCAATGATATCCCTGTGCCCTTTGACCTGTTTCCATAGCTCTGCCTTCCTGGCGGTGGAAGCCCATGACAGAGCTCTATGCAGTGCCCTACGTGCTGCCTGAGGATGAGGATGCTGAGGAGAGTGAGCACCTGACCCAGGCGGAGTGGTGGGAGCTCCTCTTCTTTATCAAGAAGCTGGACGGGCCTGACCATCAGGAGGTTCTCCAGATCCTCCAGGAGAACCTGGATGGGGAGGTACCCAGCCTGGAGACACCCAGAAGTTGGAGGACTCAATACAAGGGCTGGACTGAGAGAGCATTTGGGAGGCTTAGGATGGGGAGTGGAGGACCACAGTGTAAGGGGCTGCAGAGGAAGGATCTAGAATGTTCAGAGGCATTGGAAAGCCATATGGGAGGAGGCAGCTGCCAGCCATGAGAGGTTCAGGATGGAGAGGTGTGTGCAGAGATCCCCACCCCTACTAGTGCCTCTGGAACCTCTGTGCTGGCAGGGCTACCTGCAGTGAAACCTTCTCCCCGGTGACAGATTCTGGATGACGAGATCCTGGCTGAGCTGGCTGTGCCCATGGAGTTGGCCCAGGACCTACTGCTGGCTCTGCCACAGCGACTTGATGACAGCGCTCTCAGGGACCTGCTCAACTGCCGTGTCTACAGGAAATACGGGCCTGAGGCCCTGGCAGGGCACCCAGCTTACCCAACCCTTCTGGAAGCCCAGGCCCAGCCTCAGGAATCAGCAGGTGCAGCCAGAGTGGAAGGTGGGGTGCCAGACAGACTTTGCAGCAGCTCTGCAGACTGGTGTCTAGAAGGGCTTCAGCCTAGGAGAGGTGTCTATGCTGATTTTGTACCATCCTGTCTGGAAGAGTTGGCACCTAAGGAAAAATCTGATGCATAGAGCTGCTTCCTCCAATGAATGAGGGAGGATGGAAAGTCAGAAAATTGAAAGAGATTTGAAGTCTCATAAAGCCCCACATTGAACTTTTCCTGTTGTAGAGAAAGCCAAATTAATTGCATGCTTTTAGATATAGGGAAATGCTCTGCTGTTTGCAGACGGGAAGTTCCTAtgctattttaagaatataaaacataagaTTTGTCACAGAGCTGTCTTTTAAATACATTAAGAGATGCTGTAAGATCcccaaactcattttaggagGATCTCCCCAAAAAACATTGTTAGGAAAAATTAGGAGTTATGAACGTGTCTGTCCTTTTCTGATCCTGACATTACCAACGATAGCCAACTCTTGTGATGTCCACCTTTCTGTAGGAAAAGAACCCCCAGCTCAGTATCCTGACACTCCTCTGTGGCGACTGCTGGTGGATTGTGGTCCACCTGGGAGAACCTTCCTGGACCTGGAGCGAGCTCTCAGCTCAGAGGGGCCCCAGGAGACAGAGATCAAGCCGTTCCTGCTGCAGCTGCAGCGGCAGCCCCAACCTTTCCTTATCCTGATGCAGAGCCTCGCCACCCCGGCAGCCAACAAGCCCCTGCACCTGACCGTTCtgaggtgagggggtggggaggggcatggGGCAGAAGGGTCCCTGAGGCTAGCTACACATCtcttgcctccccaccccctccccagaatCCTGATGCAGCTGGTGGACTTCCCCGAGGCGCTGCTGCTCCCCTGGCACGAGGCCATGGACGCCTGCATGGCCTGCCTGCGGTCACCAGACACTGACCGAGAGGTACTCCCATCTTGCTCTGGGGAGATGCTGGAGGGAGAGGTCGCAAGGAGGGCCTCTGGAGGGCACGATGGAGCCTTTGTGCTCCTggtttaggatttatttttaaaatcaaatttgattttttcaaatagGTAATATATTCATACAGGTCACAAATTAAAATGGCCTAACAAGGGATACACTGAGAATTCTCACTTCCATATGTTCTCACTTCCATCCAATTTTTCCAGTGCCTCTCCCCATGCCCTGTATTGGTTATCATTTGTATTAATGTATGTGTCCTTCCTGTGTGCCCATTTGCAAGTATAAATATGCCCAAGTGGATGATCTGATTTGCCATATCCTTTCTTACACAAAAGgttacatttattttacattagCCTTAGTGACTCCTGTTTGGCTGAGCTCCTGTTTAAGGGACAGGGGGATAAAGGAGGCGGAAGAGACATCACATCTCAGGATCCCCTGTCACAGAGAGGTCCTGGGCTTGGAACGCTTGGCAGTGGGTGTCTGCAATGCATGCCTTTGGCTGTTACCCAGATTTTCATTTCGGAGGTGGACTCACTGAGTGTCCCTCTCCGCCTCCTCCCTGCCATCAGGGTATCTGTGTCTGGGGCCTGAGCATCTCAAAATGCAGCCCCACAACTGCTTCTTGGGACATGGcctaaaaaggaacaaactgggAAGCTCTCTGCACCTATTGCCAACATAATCAGTAGTTGAGAACCCCAGGACAGCAGAGCATCTCAGCTTTTCTGTGACTGTTTGCCTTGGGTTCTCTGACTGCACCCAGCCCTTTCATCTTCCCCCCTTCCTGCCTTATTTCCTCACTGTCTGTTCACTGTTGTCGCCCCAGCAGCCAGCACACAGTGGGTGTGTAATCAGTACTCCTGAGGACACCCTGTGGCTTGTGCTTCATCCCTTTTCTTCACCAGCCTTGTCCCCATGTCAGGTGCTCCAGGAACTGATCTTCTTCCTGCACCGCCTCGCTTCCGTGAGTAGGGACTATGCCGTGGTGCTGAATCAGCTGGGAGCCCGAGATGCCATCTCCAAGGCTCTGGAAAAGCATCTGGGCAAACTGGAGCTGGCTCAGGAGCTGCGGGACATGGTGTTCAAGTGTGAGAAGCATGCCCATCTCTACCGGAAACTCACCACCAACATCCTGGGAGGCTGTATCCAggtcaggagggagggaagggggaagctCGGGGGTTCGCAGCTGGGTAAGAATATGAACCCTGAGCAGTGGCAGTGGGAAAAAGATGTGTTCCTGAAGTTGGGAAAGGTAGGAGAGTCTAGTGGACCCCAGGGCATTTGTTCTCTGCATTCCCTTCCCCATCTGGTCCTGCTGTGCCAGGTTCCAGAGGAAGTCCCATTGCTGCTGGGTCTTGTTCCTCCATACATGTTTCCATATGTTCTCCACAtgtgtccctccctccttcctgtgcCCCTTCTCTCTGCTGTTCTGGCTGCAGATGGTGCTGGGCCAGATCGAGGACCACCGACGAACCCACCGACCCATCAACATCCCCTTCTTTGACGTGTTCCTCAGATATCTGTGCCAGGGTCTGTGCCTCTCCCCACATTACTCCACACCCCTACAcctgtgtctgtttccttccaTACCAACCAGGCTGTGACAGCCACCCCCTCCCACTTGCCCCCAGGTTCCAGTATGGAAGTGAAGGAGGACAAGTGCTGGGAGAAAGTGGAGGTGTCCTCTAACCCACACCGGGCCAGCAAGCTGACGGACCGCAACCCCAAGACCTACTGGGAGTCCAGCGGCAGCGCCGGCTCCCACTACATCACCTTGCACATGCACCAGGGCATTCTCATCAGGTAGCACACTCCACACGTGCACCTAGCCACACATATACGCTTTGTTGTGACTTCCTTGTGTTTGTCTTGGGGGAAGCACCATTCCCCCACCTTGAACCCAGATGTGACGAAAGGGGCCCCTTGGCTCTGTCTGTAGACATGACTTGTTCCGGTTCTGATTGTTtcctcttccctgctcccaggCAGCTGACTCTGCTAGTGGCTGGTGAAGACTCGAGCTATATGCCAGCCAGGGTGGTGGTGTTTGGGGGTGACAGCACCAACTCTCTTAACACGGAACTCAACTCGGTAAGGACTCCTATGCCATTAGACCACCCTTCACAGGGTCTGCCCTCCCGCCCAGACTCCTAACCTCCTAAATTCTTCCCTGTCTTGAGCCCTTTAGAAAGTAGAATCCTTTCTCCCTGTGCCATTGTGATGGCCTCAGGCCCTGAGCAGTGAGGGTGGCACTGAGACCCCTTGGTCAGGACCCTACACTTTCCTGGGCCGAGGGAGGAAGAGAACAGGAGCAGACTCCTCATCCACACACGGGGAGCTGACAGCCCTCTCTGCCCTGCACCAGGTCAATGTGATGCCCTCTGCCAGCCGGGTGATCCTGCTGGAGAACCTGACCCGCTTCTGGCCCATCATCCAGATCCGCATAAAGCGCTGCCAACAGGTTTGGCAGGGGCCTGGGGTATGGTCTGGGTGTCTGGAGCTCTGGGTTCTATAACTATTGCAGATTGTGAGCCAGAGCTCCAGCCTGGGGTGTGGACAGCTCCAGGAGGCAGGCACATAGGTGTGACTGCCTCCCCCCAGCTCTGAGGAGAATGTGGGGCAGGTGAAAACAGGCCTATGCACCTCACAGGGCGGCATTGACACGCGCATTCGGGGGTTGGAGGTCCTGGGCCCCAAGCCCACATTCTGGCCAGTGTTTCGGGAGCAGCTGTGTCGTCACACACGTCTCTTCTACATGGTTCGGGCACAGGCCTGGAGCCAGGACATAGCAGAAGACCGCAGGAGCCTCCTGCACCTGAGCTCTAGGTGTGTgcgagcatgtgtgtgtgtgtggctgtgtgttTGTGAAAGGTAAGAGTAATACAGGTGGCCCTAGGCAGGGTTCTGTGGAGGGTGTATATGGAGGGTTAACATGCTTGGGCAGGGGGCTGGAGTGTTCTGTGgtttggggaaggaaagaaagaataaagagaagagatTTTTCTGGTGGGCTCGGAAGAGAATGTGCCAGTTAACACAGGGGAGCTTCAAAGCACTGGGTCGAGATTTGGTCTGGTTGCTAGGGGCTAGCCGGCAGCCTGAGACTGGAGGGATGCTGGGGTAACTTATGCCTCGAGCCCCTGACACCTGCCTCCCCCATCCTTACCCCCAGACTCAATGGGGCTCTGCGCCAGGAGCAGAATTTTGCTGATCGCTTCCTCCCTGATGACGAGGCCGCCCAAGCACTGGGCAAGACCTGCTGGGAGGCCCTGGTCAGCCCCCTGGTGCAGAACATCACCTCCCCTGGTAACCATCCTGACCCCGGGCCCCACTAACCAGCCCCTTCTTGCTCTGCCCTAGAGCCACGTGCGTTATGTTCTTGGCCCTTTGGGTACTTGTGTTGGTTTGGTACCCCAgtgtccctctcctcccagcccaggGGCCATCTCCCTTCCCATGTCTCCCAGGTGCCAGCTGACACCATAAAGACAGGGGGTGCCTAGCTACCTGCCTCCATCCCTGCCCCCCTGTACCTTCTGTCCAATCCCTCATTCTCGGTGCTTTTGTCCAGTccagcttctcccactgccctggAGACATGCCCTGCCTTGGCTTGTTCTTCCCAACCTCCAGATGAGGATGGCATCAGCCCCCTGGGCTGGCTGCTGGACCAGTACCTGGAGTGTCGGGAGGCTGCCCACAACCCCCAGAGCCGCGCAGCTGCATTCTCCTCACGGGTGCGCCGCCTCACCCACCTGCTGGTGCACGTGGAGCCCTGTGAGGCACCCCTTCCAGCAGCAGCTGCTCCTCGGACCAGTGAGTATCTGGGATTCGGGTGGGAGCTCGGTAAGAAGTGTTTctctgtgccccctgccccttcACTCTAcagccttctgcccctcctcacactTTCCTTCCCTACCCACTCAGTCTGTTCATCTTCCAAGTTTGTGTCACCCCCACCCAGGAGCAGCATTTTGTGGTGGCAGCATGTCAGGAAGGACCCAGGGCTCCCCTTTGTCTGAGGATCCATGAGCTGAGAGGCTGCCCCCTGCCTAGCTCCTTCCCCTGTCTCCACAGAGAGCAGAAACAGAAGCCATGACTGGAGCTCCCTGGCTACCCGGGGGCTTCCCAGCAGCATCGTGAGAAACCTGACCCGCTGTTGGCAGGCCGTGGTGGAGGAGCAGGTGGGCAGGAGCTGGTgccggggagggagggtggaattGGATAGTGGGTGGCATGCCGGGCTGTCCCTTTACATGGGGACTGCTTCCCTCCAGGTGAACAACTTTCTGACATCACACTGGCGGGATGATGATTTTGTGCCGCGCTACTGTGAACACTTTCATAATCTGCAGAAGTCGAGCTCCGAGCTGTTTGGGCCACGGGCAGCTTTCTTGCTGGCGCTGCAGAATGGCTGTGCTGGTGGCTTGCTGAAGCTCCCATTTCTCAAAGCTGCCCACGTAAGCCTCTAGCCCTCACTTCTCCTGTGATGTTTGGGGCCCCTCCCTACAAACCCTCCTTTTCCACCTCCTCAGAATGACTACCCTTCTATTCCCATTACAGCAAGGAACATGGATTGGTATATAACCaagtttttgaaaattcaaagaaaaacaaatggtgaCGGTGTGCAGTcctaatatatcttttttatttcattttatttttttagtcctaatatattttaatatgccttctgtttctttttttaataaagattttatttttttaaggttttatttatttattcatgagagacacagagagagaggcagaaacacaggcagagggagaagcaggctccttgcagggagcctgatgtgggactcgataccagggccccaggatcatgccctgagctgaaggcagatgctcaaccgctgagccacccaggcatcccagccacccaggctggctggctggcttatttatttgtttgtttttgagagagagtgcacgcacaagcagggggagggccaaaggaagagagagcagcagactccccgctgagcagggagcctgacactgggcttgatcccaggagcctgggattaggatgtgagctgaaggcaaatgcttgactgagccacccaggtgcccttgaccATTATATTAAAAGCCTttttcaagggtgcctgggtggctcagtcagctaagcatctgctttcagctcaggtcctgatctcagggtctgggattgagccctgcatcagccccacgttagccccacatcaggctccctgctcagcgggaaacctacttctccctctccctccacccctctgctcatgttctctctctctctcaaataaataaaatcttaaaaaaaataaataaaagcctttttCAGTGTTGCTCtttgtccttattttttatttttgtataaattcCATCTAATGGATGTCCTGGAATTTGCTCTGCCATTCCcagcattccataaatatttaataagtgctTAAAATGTGTCCGACACTGTGGTAAGAGCTGAAGATAGACAAAGTCCCTCTCCTCCAATCGATAGTCTTCCAGGGAAGGGGTACAGTTGGGCAGATGATAAAGTAGGACAGGCTAAGCACACTGGCAAGCTGACAGTGCTGCAGGAGGAGCTGAGGCAGTGGCTGCTCAAGCTGCTTCCGGCTGTTCTGCTGGGCCAGTGACATTGCAGCGTGACCAACTGTGCACATAAATCATTTCCTTGCATCAAATTATTGTTATTAGTTTAGTCTTTAGACATGTTCAGTGTGGAAAGAAACAGCTCTTAATTGTTacctgggggcagcctgggtggctcagcggtttagcgccgccttcagtccaggacgtgatcctggagacccgggatcgagtcccacgtcaggctccctgcatggagcctgcatctccctctgcctgtgtctctgcctctctctctgtgtctctcatgaataaataaaatctttttttaaaaattgttaactTGTACAACAGTTAACAGTTTTAAAAGAGTTTGGTAAAAGTGTTGACCAACTTAGGAAGCAGCTCAGCTGTTCATATCTACTTCCTCAGACCTTCCTCTGCTCCCATTTACCTCCTCCAGTTGCTTGTCCATGATTTTCCTGTGCCCCTCTCATTGCCCAGGTGAGTGAGCAGTTTGCCCGGCACATTGACCAGCGGATCCAGGGCAGCCGCATTGGTGGAGCCCGGGGAATGGAGATGCTGGCGCAGCTGCAGCGGTGCCTGGAGACAGTCCTAATTTTCTCTGGCCTGGAGATAGCCACCACCTTCGAGCATTACTACCAGTGAGTGGGCCTAGGGAGTGGT
Above is a genomic segment from Canis lupus baileyi chromosome 7, mCanLup2.hap1, whole genome shotgun sequence containing:
- the CUL7 gene encoding cullin-7 isoform X3 yields the protein MVGELRYREFRVPLGPGLHAYPDELIRQRVGHDGHPEYQIRWLILRRGDEGEGGSSQVDCKAEHILLWMSNDEIYANCHKMLGEDGQVIGPSQEITGEAGALDKSVLGEMETDVKSLIQRALRQLEECVGTIPPAPLLHTVHVLSAYASIEPLTGVFKDPRVLDLLMHMLSSPDYQIRWSAGRMIQALASHDAGTRTQILLSLSQQEAIEKHLDFDSRCALLALFAQATLSEHPMSFEGIQLPQVPGRLLFSLVKRYLHVTSLLDQLNDSAAEPGAQNNSGPEELSGERDRLELEFSMAMGTLISELVQAMRWDWALSRQRPLARSSCSIFQPQLAEAGPGLPPTRAQPSIRRSRRFRPRSEFASGNTYALYVRETLQAGMRVRMLDDYEEVSAGDEGEFRQSNNGMPPVQVLWESTGRTYWVHWHMLEILGFEEDIEDVVEANEYQGAVVSGALGVALPSWRWKPMTELYAVPYVLPEDEDAEESEHLTQAEWWELLFFIKKLDGPDHQEVLQILQENLDGEILDDEILAELAVPMELAQDLLLALPQRLDDSALRDLLNCRVYRKYGPEALAGHPAYPTLLEAQAQPQESAGAARVEGKEPPAQYPDTPLWRLLVDCGPPGRTFLDLERALSSEGPQETEIKPFLLQLQRQPQPFLILMQSLATPAANKPLHLTVLRILMQLVDFPEALLLPWHEAMDACMACLRSPDTDREVLQELIFFLHRLASVSRDYAVVLNQLGARDAISKALEKHLGKLELAQELRDMVFKCEKHAHLYRKLTTNILGGCIQMVLGQIEDHRRTHRPINIPFFDVFLRYLCQGSSMEVKEDKCWEKVEVSSNPHRASKLTDRNPKTYWESSGSAGSHYITLHMHQGILIRQLTLLVAGEDSSYMPARVVVFGGDSTNSLNTELNSVNVMPSASRVILLENLTRFWPIIQIRIKRCQQGGIDTRIRGLEVLGPKPTFWPVFREQLCRHTRLFYMVRAQAWSQDIAEDRRSLLHLSSRLNGALRQEQNFADRFLPDDEAAQALGKTCWEALVSPLVQNITSPDEDGISPLGWLLDQYLECREAAHNPQSRAAAFSSRVRRLTHLLVHVEPCEAPLPAAAAPRTKSRNRSHDWSSLATRGLPSSIVRNLTRCWQAVVEEQVNNFLTSHWRDDDFVPRYCEHFHNLQKSSSELFGPRAAFLLALQNGCAGGLLKLPFLKAAHVSEQFARHIDQRIQGSRIGGARGMEMLAQLQRCLETVLIFSGLEIATTFEHYYQHYMADRLLGVGSSWLEGAVLEQIGPCFPNRLPQQMLQSLSTSEELQRQFHVYQLQRLDQELLKLEDTEKKIQGGHETSDKEHKGEKAEEAEGAVVTNVVEEEEEEENEDLYYEGAMPEVSVLVLSPRCWPIASICHTLNPRTCLPSYLRGTLNRYSNFYSKSQSYPALEQGPKRRLQWTWLGRAELQFGDQTLHVSTVQMWLLLYLNDLQAVSVESLLALSGLSPDMLNQAITPLTSLRGPLDLREENDVPGGVLKIRDASEEPRPRRGNVWLIPPQVYLKAEDEEGRNLEKRRNLLNCLIVRILKAHGDKGLHIDQLVCRVLDAWQKGPCPPRGLVSSLGRGSACNSTDVLSCILHLLGKGTVRRHDDQPQMLSYAVPMTVMEPHTESLNPGSSGPNPPLTFHTLQIRSRGVPYASCTGTQSFSTFR
- the CUL7 gene encoding cullin-7 isoform X1; the encoded protein is MVGELRYREFRVPLGPGLHAYPDELIRQRVGHDGHPEYQIRWLILRRGDEGEGGSSQVDCKAEHILLWMSNDEIYANCHKMLGEDGQVIGPSQEITGEAGALDKSVLGEMETDVKSLIQRALRQLEECVGTIPPAPLLHTVHVLSAYASIEPLTGVFKDPRVLDLLMHMLSSPDYQIRWSAGRMIQALASHDAGTRTQILLSLSQQEAIEKHLDFDSRCALLALFAQATLSEHPMSFEGIQLPQVPGRLLFSLVKRYLHVTSLLDQLNDSAAEPGAQNNSGPEELSGERDRLELEFSMAMGTLISELVQAMRWDWALSRQRPLARSSCSIFQPQLAEAGPGLPPTRAQPSIRRSRRFRPRSEFASGNTYALYVRETLQAGMRVRMLDDYEEVSAGDEGEFRQSNNGMPPVQVLWESTGRTYWVHWHMLEILGFEEDIEDVVEANEYQGAVVSGALGVALPSWRWKPMTELYAVPYVLPEDEDAEESEHLTQAEWWELLFFIKKLDGPDHQEVLQILQENLDGEILDDEILAELAVPMELAQDLLLALPQRLDDSALRDLLNCRVYRKYGPEALAGHPAYPTLLEAQAQPQESAGAARVEGKEPPAQYPDTPLWRLLVDCGPPGRTFLDLERALSSEGPQETEIKPFLLQLQRQPQPFLILMQSLATPAANKPLHLTVLRILMQLVDFPEALLLPWHEAMDACMACLRSPDTDREVLQELIFFLHRLASVSRDYAVVLNQLGARDAISKALEKHLGKLELAQELRDMVFKCEKHAHLYRKLTTNILGGCIQMVLGQIEDHRRTHRPINIPFFDVFLRYLCQGSSMEVKEDKCWEKVEVSSNPHRASKLTDRNPKTYWESSGSAGSHYITLHMHQGILIRQLTLLVAGEDSSYMPARVVVFGGDSTNSLNTELNSVNVMPSASRVILLENLTRFWPIIQIRIKRCQQGGIDTRIRGLEVLGPKPTFWPVFREQLCRHTRLFYMVRAQAWSQDIAEDRRSLLHLSSRLNGALRQEQNFADRFLPDDEAAQALGKTCWEALVSPLVQNITSPASPTALETCPALACSSQPPDEDGISPLGWLLDQYLECREAAHNPQSRAAAFSSRVRRLTHLLVHVEPCEAPLPAAAAPRTKSRNRSHDWSSLATRGLPSSIVRNLTRCWQAVVEEQVNNFLTSHWRDDDFVPRYCEHFHNLQKSSSELFGPRAAFLLALQNGCAGGLLKLPFLKAAHVSEQFARHIDQRIQGSRIGGARGMEMLAQLQRCLETVLIFSGLEIATTFEHYYQHYMADRLLGVGSSWLEGAVLEQIGPCFPNRLPQQMLQSLSTSEELQRQFHVYQLQRLDQELLKLEDTEKKIQGGHETSDKEHKGEKAEEAEGAVVTNVVEEEEEEENEDLYYEGAMPEVSVLVLSPRCWPIASICHTLNPRTCLPSYLRGTLNRYSNFYSKSQSYPALEQGPKRRLQWTWLGRAELQFGDQTLHVSTVQMWLLLYLNDLQAVSVESLLALSGLSPDMLNQAITPLTSLRGPLDLREENDVPGGVLKIRDASEEPRPRRGNVWLIPPQVYLKAEDEEGRNLEKRRNLLNCLIVRILKAHGDKGLHIDQLVCRVLDAWQKGPCPPRGLVSSLGRGSACNSTDVLSCILHLLGKGTVRRHDDQPQMLSYAVPMTVMEPHTESLNPGSSGPNPPLTFHTLQIRSRGVPYASCTGTQSFSTFR